A DNA window from Amycolatopsis sp. DSM 110486 contains the following coding sequences:
- a CDS encoding bifunctional 2-polyprenyl-6-hydroxyphenol methylase/3-demethylubiquinol 3-O-methyltransferase UbiG, whose translation MPPEAIDQAAADDAARRRAETALASGDPTGWFEPLYAAAEAGQAVVPWYRGEPGPELAAWAAANPGQGRSALVVGCGMGDDAELLAEAGYATSAFDVSPSAIKAVLNRFPDTRVSYRTADLLDPPAEWHHAFDVVVEILTVQSMPKSVRDAAIASVAGFLAPGGTLVVGAFAEESIDLATWSGPPWPLNRAELDSFARDGVQATTVDRVRDGSRWWAQFTRTA comes from the coding sequence ATGCCCCCTGAAGCCATCGACCAGGCGGCGGCCGACGACGCCGCGCGCCGCCGCGCCGAGACCGCGCTGGCCTCCGGCGACCCGACGGGATGGTTCGAACCCCTCTACGCCGCGGCCGAAGCGGGGCAGGCCGTCGTGCCGTGGTACCGCGGCGAACCGGGTCCCGAACTCGCGGCCTGGGCGGCGGCGAACCCCGGCCAGGGCCGCAGCGCGCTCGTCGTCGGGTGCGGCATGGGCGACGACGCGGAACTGCTCGCCGAGGCCGGCTACGCGACCTCGGCGTTCGACGTCTCGCCCAGCGCGATCAAGGCCGTGCTGAACCGCTTCCCCGACACGCGCGTCTCCTACCGCACCGCCGACCTGCTCGACCCGCCCGCCGAATGGCACCACGCCTTCGACGTCGTCGTCGAGATCCTCACCGTGCAGTCCATGCCGAAGTCCGTGCGCGACGCGGCGATCGCCTCCGTGGCCGGCTTCCTCGCCCCCGGCGGCACGCTCGTCGTCGGCGCGTTCGCCGAGGAGAGCATCGACCTCGCGACCTGGTCCGGACCACCCTGGCCGCTCAACCGCGCCGAGCTCGACTCCTTCGCCCGCGACGGCGTCCAAGCCACCACCGTCGACCGCGTCCGCGACGGCAGCCGCTGGTGGGCCCAGTTCACCCGGACGGCCTGA
- a CDS encoding Tn3 family transposase: MLLPGVSVLARQVSEARAVAEHLLRVVDPVDDTYRRQMNRQLTVQESRHKLARDVCHGKRGTIHQAYRDGMEDQLGALGLVLNAIVLWTTKYIGAAGAQLKAGATRFARRTSPGSPRSSTARGGWLAGGYQSCVALLDGRGRTTQDVRLRRLGLPHAGAAGSSRRTP; encoded by the coding sequence GTGCTGCTGCCCGGGGTGTCGGTGCTGGCCCGGCAGGTGTCGGAGGCCCGCGCGGTCGCCGAGCACCTGCTGCGCGTGGTCGACCCCGTGGACGACACCTACCGGAGGCAGATGAACCGGCAGCTGACCGTGCAGGAGTCCCGCCACAAACTGGCCCGGGACGTGTGCCACGGCAAGCGCGGCACCATCCACCAGGCGTACCGGGACGGCATGGAGGACCAGCTCGGCGCGCTCGGCTTGGTCCTCAACGCCATCGTGCTGTGGACGACGAAGTACATCGGCGCGGCCGGTGCCCAGCTGAAGGCCGGGGCCACGAGATTCGCGAGGAGGACATCGCCCGGCTCTCCCCGCTCAAGCACCGCAAGAGGCGGATGGTTAGCCGGCGGGTACCAGAGCTGCGTCGCATTGCTCGACGGCCGAGGCCGCACCACACAGGACGTACGTCTGCGCCGCCTCGGCTTGCCGCACGCAGGCGCGGCCGGCAGTTCTCGTCGTACTCCTTGA